The sequence below is a genomic window from Clarias gariepinus isolate MV-2021 ecotype Netherlands unplaced genomic scaffold, CGAR_prim_01v2 scaffold_32, whole genome shotgun sequence.
AATGGACTTTGGAACTCTGATAATACAGAGCTTAAATATTATCTAACACACGTGACGTGGTTCCTGTGTTTCAcactaaaaattattaaattatatgaaatattttttatatgtaatattttaaaggtAAAAGGTTTTTACTGATTTAAAACATATGTAATTGCAcctacatgtttatttattaatattggtcaggatcaataaagtattaaTCTATTGATCTATCTGTTACGTGCTAAATGTGTATTGATCTAGCCTTCACACTtttgctagtgtgtgtgtgtactttgatttaaaacagtaataaaacaggttataaaaggaggttaatcAAAAACCCTGGCCATGCACACGGGGAGATAATGTCAGCCTCCTGCTGTTCAATTTCCTGTCAGTCACTCCACCCACCTGATCACCCGTAAGAATCACTACAGGTGAGGTTCAGATTATTTTGGAGTTTATTGTGTTGCTTGTTAAACAGAGTTTTAAGTTCCCTAAAAGTTAAAAAGGCGTGAGACGGCACTGAAGGCTATGGGAGAACCACGAGGATCACATGATCACGGTcagtttaaagattttattgtatttacacCCCAGCACTGCTCAGCTCTCGAGTCAGAAGGTGCTGATTAGTTTTCTGTGACAGCAGCTCTGAAAGTGACACAGCTTGAATTTAAATCATAGTTTTATATACGttactgttatatatatatacacacacacacacgacacacacgagctggagcgacgctcggcggcggctgaggagctggagcgacgctcggcggcggctgaggagctggagcgacgctcggcggcggctgaggagctggagcgacgctcgctgtgctgggcggcggcggcggagctggagtgGCGTGCGCTGAGCAAGCAGCGGGCCGTCCTCGAAGCGCAGCTGAGGAGCCGGAGCGTCGTTCGCTGCATCCgtcggcggctgaggagctggagcgacgtcctcaaagccgggaagcggaggaagaagcgcgacgtcctcaaagccgggaggcggaggaagaagcgtgccgtcctcaaagccgggaggcggaggaagaagcgtgccgtcctcaaagccgggctgaggagctggagcgacgtgcgCTACACAGGGCGGCTGTGGAGTGGGAGCGACGTCCCCCATGTCGGGCAGAGGCGGCGGAGGTGGGGGAAACGCGTCCTCGTCGCTGTGCAGCAGCGGCGCGTTTTCCTCCACGTCGAGCAGAGGCGGCGGAGGAAACGCCTCTGTGTTGCCGTGCAGCGGCGGCGCGTAGTCCTCCACGTCAGCCACCGGCGGCGGCGGAAGAGGGAGCATGTTTTCCAGACTAGTGAGAGGGAGAACCTCCGGGACTACAGCCTGGCTCTCCCGAACCAGGACGAGCAGCTTTTGGAGCTGCATcacctgctcccgcaggtcACCGATGCGCTGTCTGTTTTGCTGCGCCAAAAACCTGTAGACATCTCCCGTTTCTCCTTTGCCACTGTCCTGCCAGACCGCCACGGCCTGAAACTCCCCGTCAAAGCATGGGAACCTGTTTCCTCTCGCCGCGTCACCTCCGCGTCACctctgcagccttcccagctttgCCGCGCCTCTGTCTCTcgctgctcctcgctgtctcccagccagtccgccggttcgGCGAGCTTGCAGCCCTCCCAGCTCTGCAACAGCTCCCTCTCtccttgctcctcgctgtcctgtatccattccgccagctcggacgagatggtaatagcgcccccccaaaaaacatctgggggagcgacctccgctatgccacttttACGGTCTAGCTTTCTTTTAGGATTCCTCAATCGGTGTATGTGCGGTTGTGGCATatttgcaggaggcgagctggcgtttcAAGAATGGCTTTTATTAACACAAAACACATGAATaaacaccgacataaatcatatatataacaacaaaagctagacgcctgactgagcttcagtcaggctctttataataaacttaattagtttacctcggttcaggtgaatccttatgtcacctgaccgaggtgcagtctgggacatgaagtccaactaaaacaaaacaacataaaacaaacccaggcgctttggcgccctctaggggttaaccgttacaatCTGTTTACTGTAGGTAAAGACCAAGTGGGCAGGTTCTTTTTCCCAGGTAACCATGAATCGCCTTCAGGTAACCAATCAGCGCTATCATACAGACCTGTCAGTCATTTTTCTAAATTACGATTGTATTATAATCGATTATTATAATTCAGACAAATTTAGCAATGTTTTGACCCATTTATCTGCCCCTATATCATGTAAACTATTAGTAATAATTACACTAAACCTGCAAAATTCCAGGATAGCATTATTTTATACAATGTTTGATTTGAAaccatttatatataaatatatatatatatatatatatatatagagagagagagagagagagagagagagagagtaatatACTCACATCCAACACTATGATGTGTGtaatgaatgttttatttatagtaaaCTTTGTAAATTAGtgttttaatacaaattctAAACAAAGTGCGTCTGGCCATGTGCACAATTTCAATGCTAATGAGATGgtcagattaaaataaataaatattaaataaaataaaattacaaaacaaatcGAAAATACAAAgcattcaaaaataaatcatactcACAATTGAGCTGTCAGTCAGGAGGGCCTGGAGACAACCAGCATAGGGTAAAGATGtacaaacaccaaaaaaaaaaaaccctcatctCTCAAAAAGGAACTGGTGTTCTAAAATTCGTGCTACTCATCAGTCTCTCCCACCCTCTCTGACCACGCATACACATCCCAAATGTATGTCACGTATCACTACCTTAAACACCCTATAGCCTATACAGTACACCCATGCTACTATTTCCAGCACCTTGTGGGATTATCTTCATTATtgaatttatacagtatatatatatatatatatatatatatatatatatatatatatacagtataaagtggcttgcaaaagtattcgcccCCTtgaccttttccacattttgtcacattacagccacaaacattaatcaattttattggaattgaacgtgaaagaccaatacaaagtggtgtacacgtgagaagtatttttacaaataaataactgcaaagtggggtgtgtgtaattattcagccccctttggtctgagtgcagtcagttgcccatagacgtTGCCTGATGAGTGTTAATGACTAAAccgagtgcacctgtgtgtaatctaatgtcagtacaaatacagctgctctgtgacggcctcaggggttgtctaagagaatattgggagcaacaacaccatgaatgccaaagaacacaccagacaggtcagggataaagtaattgtaaatttaaagcaggcttagactacaaaaagatttccaaagccttgaacaaCCTACGGAGCAGTGTTTAAGCGATCaatcagaaatggaaggagtatggcacaactgtaaacctaccaagacaaggccgtccacctaaactcacaggctgaacaaggagagcgctgatcagaaatgcagccaagaggcccatggtgactctggacgagctgcagagatctacagctcaggtggggaaatctgtccataggacaactattagtcgtgcactgcacaaagttggcctttatggatAAGTGGCAAggagaaagccattgttaacagaaaaccatatgaagtcccgtttgcagtttgccacaagccatgtgggggacacagcaaacatgtggaagaaggtgctctggtcagatgagaccaaaatgcaaaacgctatgtgtggcggaaaactaacactgcacaacactctgaacacaccatccccactgtcaaacatggtggtggcagcatcatgctctgggggtgcttctcttcagcggggacacagggaagctggtcagagttgatgggaagatggatggagccaaatacagggcaatctgggaataaaacctcttggagtctgcagaagacttgagactggggcggaggttcaccttccagcaggacaaggaccctaaacataaagccaaggcaacaatggaatggtttaaaacaaaacatatccatgtgttagaatggcccagtcaaagtccagatctaaatccaatcgagaatctgtggcaagatctgaaaactgctgttcacaaacgctgttcatctaatctgactgagttggagctgttttgcaaagaagaatgggcaaggatttcagtctctagatgtgcaaagctggtggAGACagaccctaaaagactggcagctggaattgcagcaaaaggtggttctacaaagtattgactcaggggctgaataattacgcacaacataaaaaatgtttagaatcatgtatgattttcgttccacttcttaagtgtacaccactttgtattggtctttcacgtggaattccaatgaaattaattcatgcttttgtctgtaatgtgacaaaatgtggaaaagttcaagggggccgaatacttttgcaagccactatatatatatatatatatatatatatatatatatatatatatatatatatatatttgtgttctattgaacaatttattttatttgcatggTTTTTATTTGCATTGCAAATTTGCTACCATTGGTAAATCAATAGAGATTATATGCTGATAATGTTAAAAACATCACTTTGTGCTaccagtactgtatgtcaggaACTGGTACTGCTAATAACCAGTCACTTGCAACCATgcaaattatactgtatgtaggaaATATTGGGATAGTAGTCCAGACTGACGTAACTATAAATTTAAATCGACACAGCACTACTTCGTTCCTGTCCTGCAGTGGGGTGGAGCTTAGGTCACAGCATAATGAGTGACACCACAACAGATTATGTTCGGATTAAAAAATCTATGCACTTTTGTGTCTTtgtcaagttaaaaaaaaacaggtttttcataaaaaaaaatttagtatcacttaaagaaaatactttgacctgtgtttaattataaatgtaataacctTGTATATTCCATTAAGTCTATATGTCACATGATTTTGCATAAATGTGTTTCTACTGAATGTTCCATCACCAGTTAAACATCAGCCAAAACATCAGAAAAAATAACATGAAGTTTTTCCAAACTATGGTTGTGGTTCTTTTTTTACTTGAGGCAGGTGTCCATTCTCAGTCCCTGCCTCCTCTCCAGACCTTAAACCTggtcctgattggtcagaaggagtCTGGAAAGAGTGCAGCAGGAAACGCCATCCTGGGCACCATGGCCTTCGACCAGGTCGGGGTGAAGACCAGGAAAAGCATGCGTCGAGAAggtgtggtgaagggaaggtgTATAGTGGTGGTGGACACACCAGGCTGGGACTGGTTTAACACAATCGGCTCCTCAGCTTCCCCATCTGCTGTGAAGAAAGAGATGATCTCAGGTATGACCCTGTGCCACCCAGGTGCTCACGCTCTATTGCTGGTGGTTCCTTTGTCGTTCTCCTTCACTGCAAGGGACCGCCATGTGGTGGAGGAACATGTAAATCTGTTTGGGCCACGAGCCTGGAGACACACACTGGTCCTGTTCACTGTAATGGACATCAAGCGCCTCCGTGACTCCACCCTGCAGGATGAGGTGGAGTTGAATAGCGAGCTACAAAAGCTGGTGGAGAAGTGTGGTGGGTGGTACCATGCACTCCACGGGAGACCAAGGAATGGAGAGGACCAGGTCGGTGAACTTCTGTCTAAGATCCAGGAGATGGTGTTTGCTGATGGAGAATCGATGCTCCTCAGTGACCAAGTGCTCAAGTGGAACAGAGAAAAGGAGGAGAGCAGAGATGAAGAGAAGCTACAAATATCTCAGATGAAGGGGAGGACGGGAGACTCTCACAAGGAAACAAATAGTGAGTAGAAAGGATTTTTGATACAAACCACAAAACAATTACACAatctatcattttatttttaacctcttTTAAGGCAATTAGCAAAAACTATGTCCAAATGTTAGAATTAGAGATGAAGGAAATAAAGTCTATTAAGTTACATTTTTCTATCATGTGGCAACTCGTGTATAGCCGCACTCActccaaaatacatttttaaataaatttttgattCACTGACACACATCGGCAGACAAAACATCTTCCTGTGCTGTAGGAGAAAATAATTTGCCAcgttgtttagaattgtaacggaatatagaaaaaaaattataaaattgaaatatctataaaataatcagaattggcacaaaaaaaaaacaaaataattgacGCCAAAGTGATTGAAATTCTTTGAAATTAAAGGTAATTGCTGCTTAAATAACAGGTTAGTTAATTAAAAGAGTGGAACCAGGGCTGTGTTCCATTCTGAAGTGTACTTTACAAGGTGCTCCCTCCTCTCAGTTAAGTGTACAGGGTGTGTCCGTTAGGGCGCTCTGATGTGGAAATTAAATACtgaacatttattaaaacaaaaactgatactaatataaaacatatactaCTGAAATGTGTATAACTCAATTATTTGGTTAATTTACAAGATATACAAAGTTATCTTGTAATATAGATACAATACTAATCTATGTAATAGGCTACTACAGATtccttaattaaattaaaaattaaactacTGTGTTCTATTAATAAGATGTCGTCatcgataataatgataattatcaCGGAATGAGTGATGTTGTAGGTGAGGCATAAACGCAGAGCTAAAgaagttttaataataaagaaagaaaacataaacaaacatactTAACATGACAACTAACCATACAGGggtctatacagtataaactaaCTAAAACTATGAACTGAACTAGACTGGCATGAAACTAGAATAACAAACTGATCACAAGCTAATCAC
It includes:
- the LOC128517039 gene encoding GTPase IMAP family member 8 gives rise to the protein MGEPRGSHDHGVHSQSLPPLQTLNLVLIGQKESGKSAAGNAILGTMAFDQVGVKTRKSMRREGVVKGRCIVVVDTPGWDWFNTIGSSASPSAVKKEMISGMTLCHPGAHALLLVVPLSFSFTARDRHVVEEHVNLFGPRAWRHTLVLFTVMDIKRLRDSTLQDEVELNSELQKLVEKCGGWYHALHGRPRNGEDQVGELLSKIQEMVFADGESMLLSDQVLKWNREKEESRDEEKLQISQMKGRTGDSHKETNSDDSVSSAGTEPQEPSVAVQDKTCFNQLCKTQ